A region from the Salidesulfovibrio onnuriiensis genome encodes:
- a CDS encoding APC family permease, with protein sequence MEEKKVSLFKMVSFTVCGIVVLDTFVAPAVMGVSSISVWLLTAALFFVPYGLINAELGAAYPEDGGIYLWVKRAFGEFQATLVAWFYWVNVAFWMPAVFIAFTTWFSMAFAPELGTWPSAGITIAMCWLIVAIGIKGADLSVTMTNIAAIIKVSVLLIFGVLGVIYAATKGVANDFSLASFAIDFNFDTVAYSSAIVYNLLGFELISSIASQVDDPGKNIPKMTILAGILIAGLYIVGTFGVLVAIPADELDPLYGFFYAIKELCSIFGPGQEIAFSVVIAATLLTLVANMISWTLGGVEVLDEAEFTKKTKILGHRHAKYDTPDYSYILMGVISTLLIVLNFSLGEGANDAFWTILSFSFLVFFLPYLWLFPAAVKLRLIDPDTPRPYKVPGGMFGLCVAAGLGFAFIALGCFLLFFTGEGFDPLYHGTLVIGTGLTTLCGVLFYRKSHS encoded by the coding sequence ATGGAAGAAAAGAAAGTCAGCTTGTTTAAGATGGTATCCTTTACCGTGTGCGGTATCGTGGTGCTCGATACGTTTGTTGCTCCGGCGGTCATGGGCGTTTCGTCCATCTCGGTCTGGCTGCTGACCGCCGCCCTGTTCTTCGTTCCCTACGGCCTGATCAACGCCGAGCTCGGCGCGGCCTATCCCGAGGACGGCGGCATCTATCTCTGGGTGAAGCGCGCCTTCGGCGAATTCCAGGCGACCCTGGTGGCCTGGTTCTACTGGGTCAACGTGGCCTTCTGGATGCCCGCGGTCTTCATCGCCTTCACCACATGGTTCTCCATGGCCTTTGCGCCCGAACTGGGCACCTGGCCGTCGGCGGGAATCACCATCGCCATGTGCTGGCTGATCGTCGCCATCGGCATCAAGGGCGCGGACCTGAGCGTCACGATGACAAATATAGCCGCCATTATCAAGGTCAGCGTCCTGCTCATCTTCGGCGTGCTCGGCGTGATCTACGCCGCCACCAAGGGCGTTGCGAACGACTTCTCGCTCGCCTCCTTCGCCATCGATTTCAACTTCGACACCGTCGCCTACAGCTCGGCCATCGTCTACAACCTGCTCGGTTTCGAGCTCATCAGCTCCATTGCCTCCCAGGTCGACGATCCCGGCAAGAACATCCCCAAGATGACCATCCTTGCCGGTATCCTCATCGCCGGTCTGTATATCGTCGGCACCTTCGGCGTGCTGGTGGCCATCCCGGCGGACGAGCTCGATCCGCTGTATGGCTTCTTCTACGCGATCAAGGAACTGTGCAGCATCTTCGGCCCCGGCCAGGAGATCGCCTTCAGCGTCGTCATTGCCGCCACCCTGCTCACCCTCGTCGCCAACATGATCTCCTGGACCCTGGGCGGCGTGGAGGTGCTGGACGAGGCCGAGTTCACCAAGAAGACCAAGATCCTGGGCCACAGGCACGCCAAGTACGACACCCCGGATTACTCCTACATCCTCATGGGCGTCATCTCCACCCTGCTGATCGTGCTCAACTTCTCCCTGGGAGAGGGGGCCAACGACGCCTTCTGGACGATCCTGTCCTTCAGCTTCCTGGTCTTCTTCCTGCCCTACCTGTGGCTCTTCCCGGCCGCGGTCAAGCTGCGGCTCATCGATCCCGACACCCCGCGCCCGTACAAGGTGCCGGGCGGCATGTTCGGCCTGTGCGTGGCCGCCGGGCTCGGCTTTGCCTTCATCGCGCTGGGGTGCTTCCTGCTCTTCTTCACGGGCGAGGGCTTTGATCCGCTGTACCACGGCACCCTGGTCATCGGCACCGGCCTGACCACCCTGTGCGGCGTGTTGTTCTATCGCAAGAGCCATTCCTAG
- the aguA gene encoding agmatine deiminase — protein MSKKIDSTPRADGYRMPGEFEPHAGCWMIWPERTDNWRNGAKPAQKAFAEVAEAIAEHEPVTMCVSERQYMAAKEVLSPRVRVVEMSSDDSWMRDVGPTFVVNGKGDVRGVDWRFNAWGGLVDGLYFPWDKDDKVAVKVCEMEGKDYYSLESFILEGGSIHTDGDGTAIVTEACLLHESRNPDLTKHEIENTLRDYLGVEKVLWLPNGIYLDETNEHVDNIVHYCAPGVLVLAWTDDENDPQYPLSKAALDYLEGETDARGRKLEIHKIHIPDEVLITKEESQGVDSVDGTLPRVEGDRQAASYANFYIANGAVILPVFGDDVHDRAAVETLRKVFPDRKIVSIYAREIILGGGNIHCITQQQPLG, from the coding sequence ATGTCCAAGAAAATTGACAGCACGCCCAGGGCCGACGGCTACCGGATGCCCGGTGAGTTCGAGCCCCATGCAGGTTGCTGGATGATCTGGCCCGAGCGCACGGACAACTGGCGCAACGGGGCCAAGCCCGCCCAGAAGGCCTTTGCCGAGGTCGCCGAGGCCATCGCCGAGCACGAGCCGGTGACCATGTGCGTTTCCGAGCGGCAGTACATGGCCGCCAAGGAGGTCCTGAGCCCCCGGGTGCGCGTGGTGGAGATGTCGTCCGACGACTCCTGGATGCGCGACGTGGGCCCCACCTTCGTGGTCAACGGCAAGGGTGACGTGCGCGGCGTGGACTGGCGCTTCAATGCCTGGGGCGGGCTCGTGGACGGCCTCTACTTCCCGTGGGACAAGGACGACAAGGTTGCCGTGAAGGTCTGCGAGATGGAGGGCAAGGACTACTACAGCCTGGAGTCCTTCATCCTGGAGGGCGGCTCGATCCACACCGACGGCGACGGCACCGCCATCGTGACCGAGGCCTGCCTGCTGCACGAAAGCCGTAACCCGGACCTGACAAAACATGAGATCGAGAACACGCTCAGGGACTACCTCGGCGTGGAAAAGGTCCTCTGGCTTCCCAACGGCATCTATCTGGACGAGACCAACGAGCACGTGGACAACATCGTCCACTACTGCGCGCCGGGCGTGCTGGTGCTGGCCTGGACCGACGACGAGAACGATCCCCAGTACCCGCTCTCCAAGGCCGCCCTGGATTACCTGGAAGGGGAGACCGACGCCAGGGGGCGCAAGCTGGAGATCCACAAGATCCACATTCCGGATGAAGTGCTGATCACCAAGGAGGAAAGCCAGGGCGTGGATTCCGTGGACGGCACGCTGCCCAGGGTGGAAGGGGACCGGCAGGCCGCGTCCTACGCCAACTTCTACATTGCCAACGGAGCGGTCATCCTGCCGGTTTTCGGCGATGACGTGCACGACAGGGCTGCCGTGGAAACGCTGCGGAAGGTCTTCCCGGACAGGAAGATCGTGAGCATCTACGCCAGGGAGATCATCCTTGGCGGCGGCAACATCCACTGCATAACGCAACAGCAGCCGCTGGGGTAG
- the argF gene encoding ornithine carbamoyltransferase, translating into MKKPSSSATNLEKKNMRHMISMKDFTTAEMDGMMELMAMLKQARKDNAIPHLFKDKSVAMIFEAGSTRTRISFEVAATLLGGHGLFLSPRDIHLGGGKESIDDTARVLSRMCDIIMARTNDPGTIDALCKMSTVPVINGLDTRFHPTQMLADLFTIREHITDGRQLSDLTLAFMGDATDVCRSLLLTCTKYGMNFKQIGPKKYHMQQEWLDLADEFCKETGASYEITEDVEKVRECDVIYGDSFYWVTQTDEKEERLAAFMPDYVITEELMAKAKPGALLLHCLPANDKEEVTRGALEGPHSVAFDEAENRLTAQMAILVYFTHKFTPEPTEEVRKAHETKIRDFLKTL; encoded by the coding sequence ATGAAAAAACCATCTTCCAGCGCAACCAATCTGGAAAAGAAGAACATGCGCCATATGATTTCCATGAAGGACTTCACCACCGCCGAAATGGACGGCATGATGGAGCTCATGGCCATGCTCAAGCAGGCCCGGAAGGACAACGCCATCCCCCACCTGTTCAAGGACAAGTCCGTGGCCATGATCTTCGAGGCCGGTTCCACCCGGACCAGGATCTCCTTCGAGGTCGCCGCGACCCTGCTCGGCGGGCACGGCCTGTTCCTGTCCCCCAGGGACATCCACCTCGGCGGCGGCAAGGAATCCATCGACGACACGGCCCGGGTTCTTTCTCGCATGTGTGACATCATCATGGCCCGGACCAACGACCCCGGCACTATCGACGCCCTCTGCAAGATGTCCACCGTGCCCGTCATCAACGGCTTGGACACCCGTTTCCACCCGACCCAGATGCTCGCCGACCTGTTCACCATCAGGGAGCACATCACCGACGGCCGCCAGCTCTCCGACCTGACCCTGGCCTTCATGGGCGACGCCACCGACGTCTGCCGCTCCCTGCTGCTGACCTGCACCAAGTACGGCATGAACTTCAAGCAGATCGGCCCCAAGAAATACCACATGCAGCAGGAATGGCTCGACCTGGCGGACGAGTTCTGCAAGGAGACCGGCGCTTCCTACGAGATCACCGAGGATGTGGAAAAGGTTCGCGAATGCGACGTCATCTACGGCGACAGCTTCTACTGGGTCACCCAGACCGACGAAAAGGAAGAACGCCTCGCCGCCTTCATGCCCGACTACGTCATCACCGAGGAACTCATGGCCAAGGCCAAGCCGGGCGCGCTGCTGCTTCACTGCCTGCCCGCCAACGACAAGGAGGAAGTGACCCGAGGCGCTCTTGAAGGCCCCCATTCCGTGGCCTTTGACGAGGCCGAAAACCGCCTGACCGCGCAGATGGCCATTCTCGTCTACTTCACCCACAAGTTCACCCCGGAGCCGACCGAGGAAGTGAGGAAGGCTCACGAAACCAAGATCAGGGATTTTCTGAAAACCCTGTAA
- a CDS encoding sodium:solute symporter family transporter produces the protein MIPLLIVAVFLLGVIAVGKLASRRIKTSEDYMVAGRGAGLPLIVGTLFATFWGGGVIIGATGASYDEGIFGVVEDPFAAGLSLILVGVFFVRILRGLKIRSVGELYKCRFGTGTGYLASALMIPTYVVWTAVQLLAIGKIVNVLFGIDFTVAFLGAALVVVLFTYMGGLVAVVWTDAVQMVIIFIGLLAILAAGFSAAGGVEHVLAVAPDGYWNILPRDRSPMGWVSYLAMWAGMSLGNIPSPDIAQRAFIAKDSRTAYKGMIIAGSLYWTVGFIPIVIALIGIALVGDGTLDASQFAHDSELLVPYMAKALLGPVGLGVFVASLIAAVLSSASTSLFATAVLFSNDIYKPLKASMTGKLLEDDDAAMLRATKFFVVTVGVLSVGVGLVCSFIYELTIFAFTLQLGVLFFPFVLALKARWVTAHGVIAGMVGGVLVNLAGCLWQGSIIPEPWEFFTLVPPLVNLALIVVVSALTRERARTESLESLYF, from the coding sequence TTGATACCTTTACTCATAGTCGCGGTCTTTCTGCTCGGCGTCATTGCCGTGGGCAAGCTGGCGTCCCGGCGGATAAAGACGTCGGAGGACTACATGGTCGCAGGCAGGGGCGCGGGGCTGCCCCTGATCGTCGGGACCCTGTTCGCGACCTTCTGGGGAGGGGGCGTCATCATCGGGGCCACCGGGGCCTCCTATGACGAAGGCATTTTCGGCGTGGTCGAGGACCCCTTTGCCGCCGGGCTGTCCCTGATCCTTGTCGGCGTCTTCTTTGTCAGGATCCTGCGCGGGCTCAAGATCCGCTCCGTGGGCGAGCTCTACAAGTGTCGGTTCGGGACCGGGACCGGCTATCTGGCCTCCGCCCTGATGATTCCCACCTATGTGGTCTGGACCGCGGTCCAACTGCTGGCCATCGGGAAAATCGTCAACGTCCTGTTCGGGATCGATTTCACGGTCGCATTCCTGGGGGCGGCGCTGGTCGTCGTCCTCTTCACCTATATGGGCGGCCTTGTCGCGGTTGTCTGGACCGATGCCGTCCAGATGGTCATCATCTTCATCGGCCTGCTGGCCATCCTTGCGGCCGGGTTCTCCGCCGCGGGCGGGGTGGAACATGTCCTGGCCGTCGCCCCTGACGGATACTGGAACATCCTGCCGCGTGACAGGAGCCCCATGGGCTGGGTCAGCTACCTGGCCATGTGGGCGGGGATGAGCCTGGGCAACATACCCAGCCCGGACATCGCCCAGCGGGCATTCATCGCCAAGGATTCCAGGACCGCCTACAAGGGCATGATCATCGCCGGCAGCCTCTACTGGACCGTGGGCTTCATCCCCATCGTCATCGCCCTCATCGGCATCGCCCTGGTGGGCGACGGCACCCTGGACGCGAGCCAGTTCGCCCATGACAGCGAGCTGCTGGTCCCGTACATGGCCAAGGCCCTTCTCGGCCCGGTGGGGCTCGGCGTCTTCGTGGCCTCGCTCATCGCGGCGGTGCTCTCGAGCGCCAGCACCTCGCTCTTCGCCACGGCCGTCCTGTTCTCCAACGACATCTACAAGCCGCTCAAGGCCAGCATGACCGGTAAGTTGCTGGAAGATGACGATGCCGCCATGCTGCGCGCGACCAAGTTCTTCGTCGTCACCGTGGGGGTGCTCTCCGTGGGCGTCGGCCTGGTCTGCAGCTTCATCTACGAGCTGACCATCTTCGCATTCACCCTGCAGCTGGGTGTCCTGTTTTTCCCCTTTGTCCTCGCTCTCAAGGCCCGGTGGGTGACCGCCCACGGCGTGATTGCCGGTATGGTCGGCGGCGTTCTGGTGAACCTGGCCGGGTGCCTCTGGCAGGGGTCGATCATCCCCGAACCCTGGGAGTTCTTCACCCTGGTGCCGCCCCTGGTCAACCTGGCCCTGATCGTCGTGGTTTCGGCGCTCACCAGGGAGCGCGCCAGAACGGAGAGTCTGGAGAGTCTTTACTTTTAG
- a CDS encoding Lrp/AsnC family transcriptional regulator, which produces MSERIKNFDKTDFKIIKELSKDARMPAAKIAANTGINERTIRRRLNHLVDSGAVRITTIVAPDMFGYHSIADINLKVDPEVYDSFVEDCKNNPNVCYIASGWGKANLAIETRFLNNEEMYDFINATLPQIEGVEVVNFFIIPKIIYNIDEWLPVESDFKD; this is translated from the coding sequence TTGTCTGAACGGATAAAGAACTTTGACAAAACCGACTTCAAGATCATCAAGGAGCTTTCCAAGGACGCCCGGATGCCGGCCGCCAAGATCGCCGCAAACACGGGCATCAACGAACGGACCATTCGCCGCAGGCTGAACCACCTGGTCGACTCCGGCGCGGTCAGGATCACGACCATCGTTGCTCCGGACATGTTCGGCTATCACTCCATCGCCGACATCAACCTGAAGGTCGACCCCGAGGTCTATGACAGCTTTGTCGAGGACTGTAAGAACAACCCCAATGTCTGCTACATCGCCTCCGGATGGGGAAAGGCCAACCTGGCCATCGAAACCCGCTTCCTGAACAACGAGGAGATGTACGACTTCATCAACGCCACCCTGCCGCAGATCGAGGGCGTCGAGGTCGTGAACTTCTTCATCATCCCCAAGATCATCTACAATATAGACGAATGGCTGCCCGTGGAGAGCGACTTCAAGGACTGA
- a CDS encoding ATP-binding protein: MMSGECKTLIGHIVDVKGDALLAKVVDEQQDCVPAVTIGDKDILVGQIGSYVSVVQGDTRLLALVSRMSEAEKLVPMEKGGGGEALMTTFAQRTLSLIPIGSFDGAGKFERGVSVYPTTGAEVHAVSSEDVNVIFSDFSAKGYSLGTLASNPDLRVFLDPSSMFGRHFAILGQTGAGKSWTVASVIQKAVKVMPKAHIIVLDLHGEYCWKDQNNEACYAFDSDVVRSIDARELEMPYWLMTYAELCDLLIDHTEFTAHNQVAFFRDTLRQLREREMGPLGLSRVTVDTPVYFSIDELLALIDAENNRKVQGQRGPKNGPNYGVFDRFVTRLESRMNDVRYDFLLKPQVRTTSDSLAALLRDFVGLGEPKRQVTIVDLSSVPFDVRPTVAAQIGRLAFEFNYWNPEYRNFPLLLICEEAHNYIPRSSSAQFAGARKSMERIAKEGRKYGVGLGVVSQRPHEVSETVLAQCGTFLCLRITNPSDQNYVRNLVPEAERDLISILAGLGRGESLALGEAVPLPTRIKIDQPSPEPNSNDVDFHDKWITGPDDLDVDDIVEKWRKQER, from the coding sequence ATGATGAGCGGTGAATGTAAGACCCTGATTGGGCATATCGTGGATGTTAAAGGTGATGCCTTGCTAGCCAAAGTGGTTGACGAGCAACAAGATTGTGTCCCCGCTGTCACCATAGGAGATAAGGACATTCTTGTCGGCCAAATAGGTTCATACGTCTCCGTGGTGCAAGGCGATACACGCCTCCTTGCTTTGGTATCCCGGATGTCTGAGGCGGAGAAGCTTGTTCCCATGGAGAAAGGCGGGGGCGGTGAAGCATTGATGACAACTTTTGCTCAAAGAACCCTCAGCCTGATTCCGATTGGTTCGTTCGATGGTGCTGGTAAATTTGAGAGAGGGGTTTCTGTTTACCCAACGACTGGAGCCGAGGTTCACGCGGTTAGCTCGGAGGACGTTAATGTGATCTTTTCCGACTTTAGTGCGAAAGGGTACAGCCTCGGAACATTGGCATCGAATCCAGATTTAAGGGTGTTTTTGGACCCTTCCTCAATGTTTGGCCGTCACTTTGCCATTCTTGGGCAAACGGGTGCGGGTAAATCTTGGACCGTGGCATCCGTGATACAAAAGGCGGTCAAGGTCATGCCCAAAGCTCATATCATTGTTCTTGATCTTCATGGTGAATATTGCTGGAAAGATCAAAACAATGAAGCGTGTTATGCCTTTGATTCTGACGTCGTTAGAAGTATCGACGCTAGAGAATTGGAAATGCCTTATTGGTTGATGACCTACGCTGAGCTTTGTGATCTCCTGATAGATCATACTGAGTTTACGGCACATAATCAGGTTGCTTTTTTTAGAGACACCTTGCGTCAACTTAGAGAGCGAGAAATGGGACCGCTTGGATTGAGCAGGGTAACTGTCGATACCCCTGTGTATTTCTCTATAGACGAACTCCTTGCATTAATTGATGCAGAAAATAATCGGAAAGTGCAGGGGCAAAGGGGGCCCAAGAATGGTCCCAACTATGGCGTTTTTGACAGGTTTGTTACTCGCCTTGAGAGCCGAATGAATGATGTCCGCTACGACTTTCTGTTGAAGCCTCAGGTACGGACCACATCCGATTCTCTTGCTGCCCTGCTGCGTGATTTTGTGGGATTGGGAGAGCCAAAAAGACAGGTGACTATCGTTGACCTTTCTTCGGTTCCTTTTGATGTGAGACCTACGGTTGCGGCCCAGATAGGGCGGTTGGCTTTTGAGTTTAACTATTGGAATCCTGAGTATCGTAATTTCCCCCTGCTTCTCATTTGTGAAGAGGCGCACAACTACATTCCTCGCTCTTCTTCGGCTCAGTTCGCGGGAGCGCGCAAGTCAATGGAGCGGATAGCTAAGGAAGGCAGGAAGTATGGTGTAGGATTGGGGGTTGTTAGCCAGAGGCCCCATGAAGTATCAGAAACGGTCCTTGCCCAATGTGGGACGTTCCTGTGCTTAAGGATCACCAACCCAAGCGACCAAAATTATGTAAGGAATCTTGTCCCGGAAGCTGAACGGGATTTGATTTCTATTCTTGCTGGGCTTGGACGTGGGGAGTCCTTGGCATTAGGTGAAGCTGTTCCTCTACCAACACGAATCAAAATAGATCAGCCAAGTCCTGAACCCAATAGTAATGATGTTGATTTTCATGATAAATGGATCACCGGCCCTGATGATCTAGATGTTGATGATATCGTTGAAAAATGGCGTAAGCAGGAGCGATAG
- a CDS encoding SIR2 family protein: protein MNKEAVEEAVKRQLASRNVGYLLGAGSSYLAGGGYPLAAGLWDLVKPVLPEAECNDIARKLDEGAWGIEHALDLLDDGGVVESPHRVSVTNAIAKVFLGIAPSLESHVEFVTRIVSRRNGFPNPVFSLNYDPLVERAAEMAGVKLVDGFWGAEKAFFDGNVFSRLAYAKQAGGRGAVARPIQDTFHLIKLHGSVGWFDYEDIGLRRCSYSCDCPDHARHLMVPPQYRKASDVTSQPYSALWSVFRMRLAHGPELLNRLAVIGYGMKDEHVNDVLANALGRDDFTLLVFSRSLDDEAFGRWSAYRNVIIVTQDRCSLIGDVVEGHPSLWDFQVICNEV from the coding sequence GTGAACAAGGAAGCAGTTGAAGAGGCCGTGAAGCGACAGCTCGCTTCGCGAAATGTAGGATATTTGCTTGGGGCAGGCTCATCCTATTTGGCCGGCGGGGGCTACCCTCTCGCTGCTGGGTTGTGGGATTTGGTCAAGCCAGTCCTCCCAGAAGCCGAGTGCAATGATATTGCTCGAAAACTTGATGAGGGGGCTTGGGGGATAGAGCATGCTTTGGATTTGCTTGATGACGGCGGCGTAGTGGAGTCGCCTCACCGAGTTTCTGTCACCAATGCAATTGCGAAAGTCTTTCTTGGTATAGCGCCCTCACTTGAGTCGCATGTCGAATTTGTAACCCGGATAGTTTCTCGTCGAAACGGTTTTCCGAATCCTGTCTTCTCATTGAACTATGACCCACTGGTTGAACGGGCAGCAGAGATGGCCGGGGTTAAGCTTGTGGATGGTTTTTGGGGGGCTGAGAAAGCCTTTTTTGATGGGAACGTGTTTTCGCGATTAGCATACGCAAAACAAGCTGGGGGCAGGGGGGCAGTTGCTCGCCCGATTCAAGATACATTTCACCTAATCAAGCTGCATGGGTCTGTGGGGTGGTTTGATTATGAGGACATTGGGCTGCGCCGATGCTCCTACTCTTGCGACTGTCCAGATCACGCGCGGCATTTAATGGTTCCGCCTCAGTACAGGAAAGCTTCGGATGTAACCTCCCAGCCTTATTCGGCTTTGTGGAGTGTTTTTAGGATGCGACTTGCCCATGGACCAGAGTTGTTAAATCGTCTGGCTGTGATTGGCTACGGTATGAAGGATGAGCATGTTAATGACGTACTCGCTAATGCTCTTGGGCGCGACGATTTTACTTTGTTGGTCTTCTCTAGAAGCTTAGACGATGAGGCTTTCGGACGTTGGAGTGCATATCGCAATGTAATTATCGTGACTCAAGATCGGTGTTCTTTGATTGGTGATGTTGTGGAAGGGCACCCTTCTTTGTGGGATTTCCAGGTTATTTGCAATGAGGTGTAA
- the gspE gene encoding type II secretion system ATPase GspE produces the protein MADIKTALVSAGHVLAEELEELEGKAREQGVDLAEFLLAKGRLSEADLGRFHARYYGYTFLEHIDPDWVDAEQVHAFSIHYLKRFKAIPLVDGEGRQLIAVARPASLDVLNDMRLVLDRRDAMPVFAPEDAVVGAVNMVFGEMEENLEAIEVLEGAETDSLGMLNDEKIEDLLDDTSDAPFIKLVNMILSQAVRSNASDIHIEPYKDVLRVRFRLDGVLYDKHSIAKRFHAALVSRIKIMARLDIAEKRLPQDGRISLTLGSRQVDLRVSCLPTTFGERVVLRLLEKGSRILGLPELGLSDHNLERMHRLVNVSHGIILVTGPTGSGKTTSLYAVLNHINSPDKNIMTIEDPVEYQLDGIGQIQVNTKTGLTFASGLRSILRQDPDVVLIGEIRDYETAEIAIQAALTGHLVFSTLHTNDAPSAVTRLIDMGVEPFLLSSVLRAVVAQRLVRRLCPECREEYLPSEQQLAMEFGGFGDEFRGRSVYRPVGCEACMSTGYRGRMALYEVMEPSEAVKSMMLSTADSNQIRRQVKAEGMETLVQNGCQKARAGLTTLSEVLRVANE, from the coding sequence GTGGCGGACATCAAGACGGCCCTGGTTTCGGCGGGGCACGTCCTGGCCGAGGAGCTGGAGGAACTGGAGGGCAAGGCCCGGGAGCAGGGTGTTGATCTTGCCGAGTTTCTTCTGGCCAAGGGCAGGCTGTCCGAAGCCGACCTGGGCCGGTTCCATGCCCGGTATTACGGCTATACGTTTCTCGAGCATATCGATCCGGACTGGGTGGACGCCGAGCAGGTGCACGCCTTTTCCATCCATTACCTGAAGCGGTTCAAGGCCATCCCCCTGGTGGACGGCGAGGGGCGGCAGCTGATCGCCGTGGCCCGGCCCGCGTCGCTGGACGTGCTCAATGACATGCGGCTGGTCCTTGACCGACGGGACGCCATGCCGGTGTTCGCCCCGGAGGACGCCGTGGTCGGGGCCGTGAACATGGTCTTCGGGGAGATGGAGGAGAACCTGGAGGCCATCGAGGTCCTGGAGGGAGCGGAAACCGATTCCCTGGGGATGCTCAATGACGAGAAGATCGAGGACCTGCTGGACGACACCAGCGACGCCCCCTTCATCAAGCTGGTGAACATGATCCTCTCCCAGGCCGTGCGTTCCAATGCCAGCGACATCCACATCGAGCCGTACAAGGACGTGCTGCGCGTCCGGTTCCGGCTGGATGGAGTTCTCTACGACAAGCATTCCATTGCCAAGCGCTTTCACGCCGCACTGGTTTCGCGCATCAAGATCATGGCCCGGCTGGATATCGCGGAAAAGCGCCTGCCGCAGGATGGGCGCATTTCCCTGACCCTGGGCAGCCGCCAGGTGGACCTGCGCGTTTCCTGCCTGCCCACCACCTTTGGCGAGCGGGTGGTCCTGCGCCTGTTGGAAAAGGGTAGCCGCATCCTGGGCCTGCCGGAGCTGGGGCTTTCCGATCACAACCTGGAGCGCATGCATCGGCTGGTGAACGTGTCCCACGGCATTATCCTGGTCACCGGGCCCACGGGGAGCGGGAAGACCACTTCCCTCTACGCGGTGCTCAATCACATCAATTCCCCGGACAAGAACATCATGACCATCGAGGATCCCGTGGAGTACCAGCTGGACGGGATCGGCCAGATACAGGTCAACACCAAGACTGGCCTGACCTTTGCCTCGGGCCTGCGCTCCATCCTGCGCCAGGACCCGGATGTGGTGCTCATCGGGGAGATCCGCGACTACGAGACGGCCGAGATCGCCATTCAGGCGGCCCTCACCGGGCACCTGGTCTTTTCCACCCTGCATACCAACGACGCGCCCAGCGCCGTGACCCGGCTCATCGACATGGGCGTGGAGCCCTTCCTGCTTTCGTCGGTGCTCCGGGCCGTGGTGGCCCAGCGCCTGGTGCGCCGCCTGTGCCCCGAATGCCGGGAGGAGTATCTGCCCAGCGAACAGCAGCTGGCCATGGAGTTCGGGGGATTCGGCGACGAGTTTCGCGGGCGTTCCGTCTACCGTCCCGTGGGGTGCGAGGCCTGCATGTCCACGGGCTACCGGGGGCGCATGGCCCTGTACGAGGTCATGGAGCCTTCGGAGGCCGTCAAGTCCATGATGCTCAGTACGGCGGATTCCAACCAGATCCGCAGGCAGGTCAAGGCCGAGGGCATGGAAACCCTGGTGCAGAACGGCTGCCAGAAGGCCAGGGCCGGCCTGACCACCCTTTCCGAAGTGCTGCGTGTCGCCAACGAATAG